TTGTTCAGTTTTTTTTCATTTTTAGGGGGCGGGCCTTCTTTTTTACCGCGTTTGAGCACAATAAATCCGTTGAGGAAAACAGAGAATTCGTGATCATAAATCCCCTTGAAGGCCGGATCGTCCTCTTTTTTCAACCAGTCGCTTATCTGTGCCCGGGTAGCTTCCCCCCCGGCCAGGGCGAAAATCTCCATCATTTTCGAATCGCTGAGATCAAAAGTGTACCGTATGCGGCGAAGGATATCGTTGTTGTTCATGATTATTTTTTTTGTGACATTTGAGCCCCCGATTCCCACTCGGCGGGCGTATTGAAGTTTAATAAAATGACCTCCGTGGAAACCGGTAGTGATACGATTTCCGCGGCATCTGTTTGTTTTATTTGAACATCCAGACGCGACTGTTTATCCGCCGCATCAAGGAATTTTAGTTTTTCCCAAAACGCATATTTCAATTTAACGGGATGACCGTTTTTCCCTTCATAATTGGGCAGCACGATCAACCCCTCCTGATCTGTTATTTGCTGAAGTTCCTCCCAGTTGAGCAAAGGCGTATCAATTGGATGGACCAGTATATCCGGGAAACCGGGAATATGGCGGATCACTTTTTGAAGGGTCGAAAACGGCCCCGGTGAAGGGGTTTCATTTATGACAACGATCACCTTCATTCCCAGGAAAAGAAACGGTTTTTTTACCGCGGCTTCAAACCAGTCAATGGCCTCAAAATAGTCCTGATGCTGAAAACCCAGTCCGATGTAAACGGTTTTAATGGAAGTCAGGGAAATCCTGCGCAATTGCTCGAGTATCCAAAAGGTTTCTTTGAATGGAAGCAGGCCTTTGGGCATCCCCATTCTTTCCGATTTCCCCCCGGCGAGTAAAACAAAAACAGGATTGTTTTCCATAGCCTAAACCAGGTTATGATCAGACAACGGCAAGCTGTAATACCGCTTGCCGGTTGCTTTAAAGATCGCATTGATAATGGCGGGAGCGATAACGGGCACTCCGGGTTCTCCTACCCCCGTCGGCCGTTCGTTGCTTTCCACTATTTCGACATGAATTTTGGGCGCCTCCGGCATGCGTAACATCTGGTAACTGTCAAAATTACTTTGTTCAATGGCTCCGTCTTTGGCGGTAATCTTACCATAATAAGTCAGGGACATCCCAAATACTGCCGATCCTTCCAACTGGGATTTTATGGTATCTTTATTCACCGCTGTTCCGCAATCAATAACAGTAAATACATTGTGGACTTTTACCTTGCCCTGGATGACTGAGACTTCTACCACAGAGGCCACATACGACAAAAAACTGTATTGCACCGCTATTCCATAGGCATGGCCTTCGGGCAAGGTTTTGCCCCATTCCGCATTTTCGGCTGCTTTTTTAAGCACGTATTTCAACCTTGCGGTATCATATTTGTAGTCACCATCCGTATCTTCCAATCGATCCTCTCCAATCATTTTGAGCCTGAATTCCAGGGGATCCATTCCTGCGGCATGGGCCAGTTCATCGGCAAAAACATTGACAGAAAAACCATGGGGAATGTTGATCACCGAACGTAACCATCCTATCCTGACATGAGCGGGAGCTTTTCCGGTCTCCACCTGCATATTGGGCAGATCATAAGGAATATTGGACGCCGTATGGGTTTCCCAACCCTGGGGCTCATCCGTACCCGGCTCAAAAGTAGATTCGATGGACGGGAAGGCAAACCGATGTAACCAACCGGTCACTTTACCGTTTTCGTCGAGTGAAGCTTTCATGTACTGAGCCGATACGGTATGGTAATAACTGTGTTGAATATCATCCTCTCTGCTCCATATAACCTGAACCGGTGCCTTGATCGCTTTTGAAACCGCCACGGCTTCCACAATGTAATCAGGTTTGGATTTCCTTCCGAAACCGCCCCCTAAAAACGTAATATTAATGGTCACCTTATCCTCCGCTATTCCCAAATAATCGGCGACCTCCGTTCTGGCCGTTTGCGGATCCTGAGTAGGCGCCCAGACTTCACAGCTATCACCCTGGACCCATGCCACGGCATTGGGCACCTCCATGGGCGCATGCACCAACAAAGGCGCTTCAAAGCTGCTTTCAACGATCGTATGAGCCTTTTCAAAAGCACTCTCCACATCCCCGGTTGATTTCTGTACGGTTCCTTTTTTATGCACATTGCCCATGATCTGTTCCATATATTTTTCAGAATCATAGTCTTTGTTCTCCCCAAATTTCCATTCCACCTTCAAGGCTTCCTTTCCTTTAAAAGCAGCCCAGGTATTGGTGGCGATTACCGCAACCCCGCCCAGGGCACCAAATGGTTTTTCCATCCTTGGAATTTCAATCACGTCCAGTACGCCGTTCACTTTTAAAGCAGCACTTTTGTCAAAAGATTTCACCGTCCCGAAGGTTACCGGGCAACGTTGAATGGCGACAAATTTCATATCAGCAATACGTTTATCCAACCCGAAAACAGCACTTCCGTTGGCGTAATTTTCCACATCAATACTCGGTAAGGTTTTGCCGATGTATTTAAAATTTTCGGGTGATTTCAAGGTGACTTCTTTCGGAACTTCTAGGGTGGCGGCCATTTCCGCTAAATCCCCATAACCGATCTTCTTTCCGCTGGTATGCACGACAAAGTGGTTGTCGGCCGTGCATTCACTTTCCGGCACTTCCCATGTTTTTGCGGCGGCCGTGATGAGCATGGCCTTGAAGGTGGCCCCCACCTTTCTCATGCTTTCGTATAAATAGCGAATACTGCGGGAGCCATCCGTATTTTGATCACCGAATTTGACATCCCCAGTGGCCTGCTGTACGGTCACCCGGCTCCAGTCGGCCTCCATTTCATCGGCGATGACGGAAGTCAGGGCTGTTCGGATTCCCTGGCCCATTTCCGAGCGGGTAGCCACTAAGATCAAACTCCCATCAGGATTCAATTGCACATATAACTTCGGATTGAAAACGAAGGGTTCTTTTTCATCCTCTGAACCTGAATTAAAATTACAGGACAGGATCAACCCGCCTGAGACCAATCCAATGCTTTTGATAAAATTCCTTCGGCTTATATTTTTTACAGTAATCATAATGAAGGGTTATTTTTTAATTCAACAGAATGATGAATGGCATTTTTGATGCGCTGGTAGGTTCCGCACCGACAGATATTACGCGTCATCGCATTATCGATATCCTCATCGTCCGGATTACCGTTTGTATTCAATAAGGCGGTTGCGGTGATTAACTGCCCCGGCTGACAAAAGCCACATTGCGGCACATTCAATTCAGCCCAGGATTGTTGCAACAACTGAAGATTTTCCGTTTCGCCTTCTATCGTAATGATATCTGTTCCCTGGGCGAAGGAAACAGGCAAAAGGCATGAATTGACGGCCTGCCCATCTACCAAAACCATACAAGCCCCGCACAGTCCTTTTCCACAACCGTATTTTGTTCCCGTAAATCCAATGACATCCCTAATCGCCCAAAGCAGTGGCATGTTCGGATCAACCTCTATCGAGTGCTTTTTCCCGTTGATTTGAAGTGTAATCATAATCTAATAGGTATAGTTGTTTATATTATTCGTTCAATAACCAGGTATTAAAGCATCTGGCGCCCGAATGTTTAAAAATCATGGTTGGCCGTGCGGGCATAGATCTCATCCCCCTACACCCTGTGCTGCATAAAACGGTGATCAGCAGGAAAAGAATGGAGAGGGCTGATTTTTTAAAAAGTCTGCCAAACAATGAATTCATTTTTTTGGAATAGATTTTTGGGTAGTGCTTTGTATTTTTCAAACCCTGGGGTCACCGGATTTCTCCCGGGCGATGAAGTCATCGTCGTGTTCAGAATCATCTTTTGCCTTCCAGGCTGATCATGCTGAATTTGAAATCCTGCCCTAAGTTACATTATTTGGCGAAAAACAGCGCAAGATTAATGGGTGAAATAGCCTTGAGAATAAAGGTCTCCCCTTATTCTATCACAAATTCCCTAAGGTTTGAAATAAGGATCCTGTCCAGTTCTTCGGTATGACTTTTAGGCGTTTGAGTAAAAACAAAACCGAAGAGTGGAAATTCCCTGTGATTTACTTTACGGACCGTCAGTGGTTTCTGAAAAGAAGCGGCCAGCCGCTCGTAATCAAAGGATTTGATGTCCCGGCCTTTGATGCCGGTATTGTTGTCTAAAACGATGAGGCTGAAAAGAGCATCATCCATTGCTCCCAATATTTGTTCCCAGTCCGGCCGTTTATTGGCATGGAAATATTCGTAGGAATTAAAGCCGTAGGCATACCACGTCAGATCAGCGGTAGTGCACCAGCCGCCGAAGCGCATGGGGTTGACTTCGATGGGGGCGATATGGCCGGATTCATCAATGCGCACCTCGATATGGATCAGGAAATTTGTCAGCCCGGCCAGTTGTCCTAATTGAGCCAGGAAAGCTTCGAGCGGTTTCTTGTAGGTTTGAATGATCTCGCGGGAGGTGATGTACACCCGGTCGCTCACATCCTTACCCGAAGAAAAAACATGGTGCATAATATTGAGGATCACGGGCTCGCCGGAGGCTGAAAAGTAACAATCCACGGCATATTCCTCTCCTTTGATGTGTTGTTCGAAAATAAAAGTCGTCGCATCCATGACTTCGATCGGATACAAATCCCTGACCTCGTCCATTTCTTCTTTGATCGTGGCCAGGATTCCGGGCCATTCCTCCCGGGTTTCCACATTGTGGACGCCCATACTAAAAAAACCAACGGCGGGTTTAATAACAAAAGGGACGGGCAATGAATTCACCTCCACCTCATCCAGTTGGGTGAATGCCACGCTTTTGAAAAAATAACCGGGAAACATAGGTTTCAGCAGCTCCCGGAATTTGACCTTGTTTTTGAAAATTTTGACCTTTTCAGGAATATCGAGAAAGGATAAATGCTGTTCCACCCAGGCGATGGAATTTTCAGAATTGGTGAAGAGGCGAAGGGCTTTATCCTGCCTATATTTTTCGACAGCCTCCTGCTCCGGTACGTAAAAGTAATTATCTCCCAGTAGCTTCCTGGCTATTGGCGTTTCGATCACCGGAATTTGTTTTTCGCGTAAGGTTTTTTTAAGAAAATCAGAAACGTAAGGGCCGTCGATGAGTATCATAATTCGGTTTGATTTTGAGCGGCAAAGGTGCAAAAAATCAAACAATTAGTCATTCAATTTCCAATTTTAAAAACGCTGCAGGGGCTCCTTCGTAGAGCCCGGTTTCGTACTGCTCAAATCCTGACTTCTGCAGTACTCGTTTTGAAGCGCCATTCTCCACATGGACTATGCCTACCAGGCGATTTACCCCTTTTAATGTTTTGGCATATTGCACCAGGGCTGCGGTCAGCTCCGAAGCATATTTTTGTCCCCAGGATTCGGGCAGTACCAGGTAGCCTACTTCATGTTGCCCGTTGCCGATATAAACGATCTTCAGGTAGGCAATGAGCCGACCGTCGTTCTTTTCATAGGCCAGCCAGTAGCCGAGGTCCTTATTTTCTTTATTGATGAGAAGTGCCCTTTTAAAACGGTCGATGGCTTCTTCACGCGTCAGCATCTGCTGGGTTACATACCGCATCACCTCCTCATTCGTTCCAAAAAGCAGGTAGTCTTCCAGGTCGGAAGCCTCACATTTTTTGTAGGTCAGCCTTTTGGAGGATAAGCTCATAAACGGGAAAAATTTCAGGAAAATTAAAGGTTCAGAATTAATGCTTTTAATTCAAACAAAATATGAACTTTTGAAAAAAAATTATTGAATGCTCAAGTTCATTAATCTCCTGAACTTTTTTATTTTTAAACGCGAAGAAGGCGTAAAGAACGCAGTGAAATTTTCAGACAAATTTTCAATGACACATCGGTACCTCCTGGGCGGTTTCCCAAAAATTGAAGGTTCTTGGTACTTCAAAGTTCAGGCCCCTGGCGATGAGCAAAGCGGCAAAAGCGACCATAAAAACGGGGTAAAGTTTTCTCACAACGG
This sequence is a window from Lewinellaceae bacterium. Protein-coding genes within it:
- a CDS encoding (2Fe-2S)-binding protein translates to MITLQINGKKHSIEVDPNMPLLWAIRDVIGFTGTKYGCGKGLCGACMVLVDGQAVNSCLLPVSFAQGTDIITIEGETENLQLLQQSWAELNVPQCGFCQPGQLITATALLNTNGNPDDEDIDNAMTRNICRCGTYQRIKNAIHHSVELKNNPSL
- a CDS encoding GNAT family N-acetyltransferase translates to MSLSSKRLTYKKCEASDLEDYLLFGTNEEVMRYVTQQMLTREEAIDRFKRALLINKENKDLGYWLAYEKNDGRLIAYLKIVYIGNGQHEVGYLVLPESWGQKYASELTAALVQYAKTLKGVNRLVGIVHVENGASKRVLQKSGFEQYETGLYEGAPAAFLKLEIE
- a CDS encoding DUF1456 family protein, with amino-acid sequence MNNNDILRRIRYTFDLSDSKMMEIFALAGGEATRAQISDWLKKEDDPAFKGIYDHEFSVFLNGFIVLKRGKKEGPPPKNEKKLNNNVVFRKLKIALNLKDEDILEMFKLVDLAVSKHEISALFRNPNQSQYRDCKDQFLRNFLHGMQVKYRGEEK
- a CDS encoding xanthine dehydrogenase family protein molybdopterin-binding subunit; the encoded protein is MITVKNISRRNFIKSIGLVSGGLILSCNFNSGSEDEKEPFVFNPKLYVQLNPDGSLILVATRSEMGQGIRTALTSVIADEMEADWSRVTVQQATGDVKFGDQNTDGSRSIRYLYESMRKVGATFKAMLITAAAKTWEVPESECTADNHFVVHTSGKKIGYGDLAEMAATLEVPKEVTLKSPENFKYIGKTLPSIDVENYANGSAVFGLDKRIADMKFVAIQRCPVTFGTVKSFDKSAALKVNGVLDVIEIPRMEKPFGALGGVAVIATNTWAAFKGKEALKVEWKFGENKDYDSEKYMEQIMGNVHKKGTVQKSTGDVESAFEKAHTIVESSFEAPLLVHAPMEVPNAVAWVQGDSCEVWAPTQDPQTARTEVADYLGIAEDKVTINITFLGGGFGRKSKPDYIVEAVAVSKAIKAPVQVIWSREDDIQHSYYHTVSAQYMKASLDENGKVTGWLHRFAFPSIESTFEPGTDEPQGWETHTASNIPYDLPNMQVETGKAPAHVRIGWLRSVINIPHGFSVNVFADELAHAAGMDPLEFRLKMIGEDRLEDTDGDYKYDTARLKYVLKKAAENAEWGKTLPEGHAYGIAVQYSFLSYVASVVEVSVIQGKVKVHNVFTVIDCGTAVNKDTIKSQLEGSAVFGMSLTYYGKITAKDGAIEQSNFDSYQMLRMPEAPKIHVEIVESNERPTGVGEPGVPVIAPAIINAIFKATGKRYYSLPLSDHNLV
- a CDS encoding NTP transferase domain-containing protein, yielding MENNPVFVLLAGGKSERMGMPKGLLPFKETFWILEQLRRISLTSIKTVYIGLGFQHQDYFEAIDWFEAAVKKPFLFLGMKVIVVINETPSPGPFSTLQKVIRHIPGFPDILVHPIDTPLLNWEELQQITDQEGLIVLPNYEGKNGHPVKLKYAFWEKLKFLDAADKQSRLDVQIKQTDAAEIVSLPVSTEVILLNFNTPAEWESGAQMSQKK
- a CDS encoding ATP-grasp domain-containing protein, with the protein product MILIDGPYVSDFLKKTLREKQIPVIETPIARKLLGDNYFYVPEQEAVEKYRQDKALRLFTNSENSIAWVEQHLSFLDIPEKVKIFKNKVKFRELLKPMFPGYFFKSVAFTQLDEVEVNSLPVPFVIKPAVGFFSMGVHNVETREEWPGILATIKEEMDEVRDLYPIEVMDATTFIFEQHIKGEEYAVDCYFSASGEPVILNIMHHVFSSGKDVSDRVYITSREIIQTYKKPLEAFLAQLGQLAGLTNFLIHIEVRIDESGHIAPIEVNPMRFGGWCTTADLTWYAYGFNSYEYFHANKRPDWEQILGAMDDALFSLIVLDNNTGIKGRDIKSFDYERLAASFQKPLTVRKVNHREFPLFGFVFTQTPKSHTEELDRILISNLREFVIE